The sequence CCATACCAGTCAATTCCAATCCACCACTGTAATGATCCACTTTTTCTAGGGGCAGAGGTTCACTGGAGCCAGGCCAAGCTGATACTACACAAACACAAAGGCATATCACAATATTAACCATTCAGTAATTTTTGGACAGCTAaactcttttcagttcagttcagtcgctcagtcatgtccgactctttgcaaccccatgaattgcagcacgccaggcctccctgtccatcaccaactcccagagttcattcagactcacgtccatcgagtcagtgatgccatccagccatctcatcctctgtcatccccttctcctcctgcctccaatccctcccagcatcagggtcttttccaatgaatcaactcttcgcataaggtggccaaagtattggagtttcagctttagcatcattccttccaaagaaatcccagggctgatctccttcagaatggactggttggatctccttgcagtccaagggactctcaagagtcttctccaacaccacacttcaaaaggatcaattcttcggtgctcagctttcttcacagtccaactctcacatccatacatgaccactgcaaaaaccatagccttgactagacggacctttgtttgcaaagcaatgtctctgcttttcaatatgctatctagattggtcataactttccatccaaggagtaagcatcttttaatttcatggcagcaatgaccatctgcagtaGAAGAATAGCCACACAATAATTTGCCTTCCAGATAATACAGATAAAGAAAAGTCAATAGATTTTATTCTTGGCCACCTAGGTAGTATCAGGACTGAATTCTTGTATCACCTAACCTAGTGTTCTCTACATCTTTCAAGACTGTTGTTAAAATTATATCACATCTAACTTCAGGAGAGTTGCCATTATAATGGATTCTAAAATGCTTCTAAGCCAGAAAAAATAAGGACTAAACTCTCACTCCATAACAGTAATTTCAATTGACATCCTttgaatttagaaatatttggTGTTATAGCCTTCCTTATTTTCaacatttgattaaaaatatcaatatgttGCATATATAATATACTTCTCAGACTACAACTGGCTTGTTAACGTAGTTGACAACATACTCTGGGAAgtctgaagagaaggaagagccTCTTAGTTTTACTGAATATGATCCGCACAGATGATGGGCCAACCTCTGTGCTTGGATTGCTCATGAGTAATAAGCTAGGGCTGTCATCCttaatcttctttcttttatcaATAGTGCTCTCTAAAGGCACGTTTTAAACATTGTTTCCTTAATCACTCCCCTTAAAATATTATAACCACAAATATACTGCCCACTTATCTGTTTATGTATATCTGTGCTTTATATACTAAAACTTTGACATTTTCATCTTCTAAGAAAACACTTCTACATGCTTCAGGgagatatttttttcatttcaagtgTCTGTGTTAGAGCAacctacttattttttaaaagggtgaGAAGAATAATGTGATTATTTAAACTTGGCCCTAACTACAATTCTAGCTGGACTTTAAAAAACTACACAAATCTCTATCCAATTCTTTTCTCCTGCAACACCctcttataaaatgatttttgtcAGACCCATtggtaataaaattatatttttcatttatttatttgtttattatgcaTCTACTGCCCACTGGAAATTAACTTTCACACAAACACAACTCTTATTTGTAAAAGTATATACCCAGTTCCTATAACTCTCTCACATACTGTAGGCACTAGATAGTATTATTTGGAGAAATTAAATATGTCAAAATGTCCTAAGCTGAATTGCCCATGGAgatatttttccagtagtatttGTTAACACTATGGGATAACAATGTGAAAAGCCCTGAGGAAACAATACCTATATAGTTGCTCAAGGTGCTACCTTCATGCTCAAACAAAGTATCAGTTTCCTCAATGACTGAGCTGCTTATTTCTTGTCCAAATATCTCTTTCATCTAAGTGCCactctttttcaaaattcaaccatttgatttttatttcttaagtccATTACACTTCACTTTTCATGGTGTGCACAAAGGGTAACATGCCGGGAGCCACCATGGTAGATCcaacccatgacaaaggtcatgcgaagaggacctgacaggcaaaggcagatcaggactcgagggacccctggacctgctcgagcatccaccccaaaaccagaatctgtcttaCTATTTTATGACtctcaccaactcctctgacattaatggggagctatccccgaccacctttctctgaaggacATCAACTTacagctctagttaataagtctcctgggcacaATAGGAATGTtacaatccaaacccctcagatagcctTCTAACTTGTctgacaggtttatccagacTCTTACAGCTATGCATGTGATTTtttacagcctcccaaccacaagaggcatgggaagcttaagatattctaacaatatAGAGCTTCTCGGAgagttaaaaattattagaatagaactGGTGgaggatttcattgttgagccagtGCTTGcttccaagtttccatatcccttacccatTGTGTCCTTgtgaatatattaattaatatagttggtatataggaAAAATAAGTAGTAGCCTTGatgttaacaactttagacccttgaggtaataaattctttccttgcaACAAATTCCTTGCAATAAATTCTTtccactgcacctttgccctataggaatgcaactttatcttgCGCTTTCAGGGAGTGGTGCCAAACTTTAGAAAGATCACCtttggagaaaataagttttctggttaaCTAACCTTtatcaacggagaaggcaatggcaccccactccagtactcttgcctgtaaaatctcacggacggaggagcctggtaggctgcagtccatgtggtcgctaagagttggacacgactgagcaacttcactttcacttttcactttcatgcattggagaaggaaatggcaacccactccagtgttcttgcctggagaatcccagggatgggggagcctggtgggctgccatctatgaggtcgcacagagttggacacgactgaagcgacgcagcagcagcagcatcctttatcagaagaaaaatgttaacaggcctcctggccagaagatgatgtaaatcacctaaaaccTTTTGCATACGAtaggtttgcagaaagaaagcctggtcttGATAAGGGTCAAAggctgctgaccttgcatgactccatacccccctattatcctctatgtacaaCTGAGGGtataaaatctctttttaaaaataaagttaagttccatacatcagtgtctcttttgctgtctcggactctgtgggagagggagagggtgggaagatttgggagaatggcattgaaacatgtaaaatagcatgcatgaaacgagatgccagtccaggttcaatgcacaatactggatgcttggggctagtgcactgggacgacccagagggacggtatggggagggaggagggaggagggttcaggatggggagcacatgtatacctgtgatggattcattttgatatttggcaaaactaatacaattatgtaaagtttaaaaaaaaaaataaagttatgggccttgctcaccgaagcttggtctccccgtgtcgttctttctttttttccttttctctctttctctctctctttttcaggatgactccttggaacagaggggccctctgagttcacttatctgcccaggcttctaagatTCAATCAGGAAGACACCTAGTGTCTTCAGGGGAAGGGTGCCCTGCGTCTTCACCCCACGGAGAGGGTGCATGTGGcctctgtgaacagagcaagttccGTGTCaagagctttattggctttctgtgtaaaccaaggaagatcaagcctctttttctcccctttacTTTCCTTATCACCGACACCGTCATcttgagggaatccctggatcctgcCGAGGCTGGACCCCAGTAAGTGGTGTTCAGAACAGTCTCTAAGAGAAGTCTCCCCATTGTTCAGTTTTCAGACGGCtaggaccccactcagggtgcTGCAGACCTCCCTGCATAAGAGAAGGAGGGGGAAGTGGAATTGTTTTATGTAAACAGAAGTAAAACGAGACAGAAATTTCTGACATGGGTAATAGTGAGTCAAAAGAATGACAACTCTTTATAGGAGTAATCTTGCAACTGttaaataaaagcagaattaAGGTTAAGAAAGCTAATGTTCAATCCTTTTTTACATTTGTATAAGAGCAATGTCTTTGGTTTCTAGAAGAGGGCACTGTTAACCTAGATACTTGGGAAAAGGTAGAAAAACAGCTAAAAACTTATTACACTCAGTATGGCCCAGAGAAAGTCCCTACTTACACCTTTTCTCTGTGGAGTATGATTAGAGATGCTTTAGATCCAACTCATGAATCTGAAaaagtacatgaaagtgaagatGAAGAGGCTATACCTAGCTATCGACAATTAAGGGCCATGTTAGCTGTCATGGACACTGATAGTCATACTGAAAATAGGGATGTAAAGAAAGACCATCTTTCCCCTCAAGATGAGGAAGATTTAGAGGAAACAGAACTCAATACCATTCTGATGAAGATTGGCCCCTTTTAGCTAAGGATGCCCCTAAGAGAAACATTCCCAGTCAGACCATCCATAAGGTTTAAACATCAGACAGTTAAAGAATCTCTGGAACAGGAGAGGAGAAACATGGGATGCTCCCGTCCCCCCatgccttcccccaccccttaTGGGGGTAAGGGGCCTCCACTaggagttccctggaggagggttctCTCTGGCCCCAAGGATGAATTTGATCCCGAACTTGAGGCTTGTTTTCCCGTAATTTTTGAGGAAAGGGATGGAGGAGAGGTCCCCTTCTGGGAACCCCTTCCAATGAAACTAAAGAACTTAAACAGGCTTGTGCCTTACATGGGGCTACAGCCCCATATACTTTAACATTGTTAGAAGCCTTAACAGCCAGATGGATGGCACCTCATGACTGGAAAACAATTGCTAAGGCTTGTCTATCTGGAGGACAATATATACTTTGTAGAACTGAATATGAAGATCTTGCCCAAAAGCAGGCTGATGCTAACCGCAGATATGGCCCGAGACATATTATAAAGGAAATGTTGGTAGGAATTGGTGAATTTAGAACACTTGGAGATCggatggatttagaaaaaaggGCTCTAGAACAGGTAACAGCCTGCGCCACTGGGGCCTGGTGATTATTGCCTTGAGGAAAAGAATCAACCTCTTCCTTTTCAAACATTAAACAAAAACCAGAAGAGCCATATGAGGACTGTATGTCATGACTTATGGAGGGAGTTTACAGAGTAATTTCTAGTAATGAGGCAGCTAATATACTGATAAAACAACTGGCATTTGAAAATGCTAATTCTACCTGCCAGGCCATCCTACATCCAATAAGAAAATCTGGGGAAATAGGAGATTACATCAGGCAATATGCAGATGTAGGACCAGCAATGATGCAGGGCATTGCCATAGCTGCAGCCATAAAAGGAAATTCTTATCAGCAGGCAGTTCAGTCCTTTTTTACAGACAAGAACAACACATCAAAGAAGTATTCCAGTAATCGAGGCCAGAGTACTAGTTCGCCCAGAACCTGCTTTTCTTGTGGCCGGGAGGGGCACTTTGTCCACACCTGCCCCCCCAAAACAGCTGGTTCTTCTCTGTCAAATCCTGCCTCTATGGCTGTGACTCCTAATCTCCCTAGGATTCCTAGCCCTAGTTGTCAGAAGGGATATCACTGGGCAAAGGAGTACAGATCAAAATTCCATAAAAACGGAACCTTGCTAGTTCCTGACCAGCAACACTAAACCCATTCATACCCTTCATCCCATCACAGAGCTCATCCGAACAACCCCAGGCAGTGCAGGACTGGACCTCAGTTCCACCACCTCAACAATATTAACACCAGATAGTCCTACTATAAAAATCCCTACAGGGGTTAAAGGTCCATCACTGACAAGCTTGGTAGGAATTATATTAGGCAGAAGCTCCTCAGCCATGCAAGGACTTACAATTATCCCTGGAGTGATCAATTCAGATTATACAGGAGAGATTCAGATAATGATCTCACACACTTAGTTGTGTTTTAGTTAACTATGCAAATTCATCAAGGACAAAGAATAGCTCAACTTTTACTTTTGCCTTATCACACTGCCATAGGGCACACTGCTACTCAAAGTGAGAGGCAAGAGAAAGGATTTGGGTCCAGTGATATGGTCTTTTGGGTGACAGAAATTAGTCAGGAACGCCCTATGAAAACTATCCTTGTCAGTGGCAAGGCTATTGTGGGATTGTTAGATACAGGAGCAGATGTTTCTTgcattgctgggaaagactggtcCAGCTCCTGGCCAACACATACTACTGAAAACGAGTTGGTGGGATTAGAGGGAGCCCCCGCTGTAGTTAAGAGTGCAAAAATGTTAGACTGGTGGTTTGAGGATgcctgtggaactttccaaccctatgtAGTTCCTTCACTCCCCTTTACCATATGGGGGAGGAACATGCTGTCTCAAATGGGAATGCTGTTTTTTAGCCCTGATGACAAAGTaacctcccaaaggctccataTTGGCTATGATTCATTGAAAGGATTAGGTAAACAACAGACAGGAATAATTGAGCCAATTTGCCCAACCCCTTGACAGCAACGTTTTGGATTGGGGTATCCAAATTTATAATGGAGGCCATTGTTTTTGCTGCTGACCCCATCACATGGAAATCCAAAGATCCAGTGTGGGTAGAACAATGGCCTCTGCCTAAAGAAAAATTCCTGGCAGCTAAGATGTTAATCTCTGAACAACTACAATTGTGACATATTGAGCCCTCCAATAGTCCCTGGAACACTCCCATTTTTGTCATTAAGAAAAAATCTGGCAAGTGGCGACTTTTACAAGATCTGAGAGCTATtaatgccacaatgaaagatATGGAAGCCTTACAACCTGGGCTCCCTTCCCCAGTAGCCATTCCAGAGGGATATAATATaattgtaattgatttacaagacTGCTTTTTCACCATTCCCTTAAGTGCTGAAGATAAAAAGCGATTTGCCTTTAGTCTGccatcagaaaattttaaacaactttatttaAGGTTTCAATGGAAAGTATTGCCCCAGGGAATGAAAAATAGCCCTACCTTATGTCAAAAATTTGTCAATGCCGCTATAGAAGATATTAGGGCTAAATATAAACAAGTATATATGATTCATTACATGGATGATATTTTAATAGCTCATCCAGATAGAGCTCATCTGCAAACTGTCCTCCAAGATTTGACTCAGGCACTGTCAGCTAGAGGCTTAAAAATTGCCCCAGAAAATATTCAAATCAATCCACCCATAACTTATCTAGGAAGGGTTATAAATTCTGAAACAGTGACTCATGCCCCACTACAATTAAGAAAGGACCATCTTGTTACTTTAAACGATTATCAAAAACTTTTAGGTGATATTAATTGGATAAGACTATTTAAAACTAACTACTGCTGAgttgaagccttttttttttaacattctgcaCGGGGATCCTGATCCAACTTCAAAAAGGCAATTAACTGTTGAGGCTCAGGAGGCCCTAGACAAAGTAGAAAAGGCTTTATCTGATAGTTATGTAAAAAGAATTGAATTAGCAGCTGCCTGGCAATTCCTTTGCCTGGGTACCCCAACTGCACCTACAGGGGTTTTTATGGCAAAACAGCCCCTTAGAGTGGGTCCATCTTCTCGCTCAAGCTAAAAAGGTAGTGGCTTCTTATCCAGGGCTGATAGCTACGTTAATATCAAAAGGCAGAAAGCGAAGCATTGACTTATTTGGCAAAGAcccatcagaaattgtaattccatataaaaAAGAATAGCTTGATGCTTTTCTAATGTTTGATGAAAATTGGCAGATTGCTATAGGAAACTATTTTGGTCAAATTCTGCATCATTTACCCTCACATgctttgttaaattttatatctAAACACCCAGTTATTTTCCCTGTTAGGTGCAAACACTTCCCCATTCCAGACACTCAAATGGCCTTTACTGACGGGTCAGCTAATGGCAAAGCTTCTATAGTTACAAGAAATCAGCATAAGGTTTTACAAACGCAGGAAACTTCAGCTCAAAGAGCTGAACTCACAGCTGTTATAGAGGATTTCATTATGTTTGCAGAGGAGGAATTTAACCTTTACTCTGACTCTCAGTATGTGGTCAGGCTGTTTCCGTACATTGAGACTGCAGTTCTGCCCTAAAACAAAACTACAATATTTCACGTATTAACTAAACTacagcagcaaatttggaaacgaAACCGAGCATATTTTATTGGCCACATTCAAGCTCATTCTGGACTGCCTGGACCATTAAATGCCTTAAATGATCTGGCAGATTCGCTAACCAAGGTCACAATggcctctgcttttgaagaagCCCGAGCCTCTCACTCACTCCATCCTCAAAATGCTACTGCATTAAGATACCAGTTTCAGATTCCTTGAGAATCTGCTCGAGAGATTGTTTGTTCCTGCTCACATTGTCCCACCACTGTAAATAATTTACCTATGGGAGTTAACCCCCACAGTCTCAGACCTAATATACTTTGGCagatggatgtaactcatgtctcttcatttggaaaactgtcttTTGTTCATGTAACTGTAGATACTTTTTCTCATGTCATTATTGCAACTGCTCACACTGGAGAGGCATATAAGGATGTAgtacaacatctctttacttgtttttcatatttaggCCTACCAAAAGctttaaaaactgataatgccCCTACTTACACTTCTAAGTCTTTCCAAGAGTTTTGTATAAAGTTTCATATAAAACATAACACAGGCATCCCCTATAATCCACAGGGACAAGCTATAGTAGAAAGAGCACATCAAgcattaaaaatctaaattcaaAAATTACAGGAAGGGGAATTCAAATATAGTTCCCCACATCAGATCCTACAGCATGCTCTCTTTGTAATGAATAACCTGAATGCTGTCTCATCCGGAGCCACTGCAATGCTTCCTCATTGGTGTCCagaacaacaaaatacaaagccgTTGGTAAAATGGAAGGACCTCTTCTCCAGACTATGGAGGGATCCTGACCCATTGTTAACTAGTGGCCAAGGatatgcttgtatttttccacaggatgcagattctCCTATTTGGATCCCAGACAGATTGATTCATCATGTCGCAGCCCCCCAGGCACCCAGTCCCTCCATTGCCAGGACCACAAAAAAGGAAGGCACCTCCTCTACCTCCACTCCCTCCGCCAATATGGGAAGTCCAGTTGACCTCGAGACAACTGACATCAGAGATCCCAGATAAACAGGAAGTGGATCCACCCACCAAACAGATGTTACAACTCCGTATAAAAGATATTGTTCCCCCTACCTCTTTACGTCATAGGAAATCACCAGGATGTCCTACATGGGCAACTCAACAAGCCTCCATACCTACCTGGGGACAGATTAAGACACTCTGTCACCAGGCACAGGGGATAGCTTCTCCACGGGGCTCTTCAACCTCCCCTGAGAGAGTGTTTATTGCTATGCTTGCCTTGCTATCTTGCCAGGTAAGCACCTCCTTTCCCACTCCAGAAAATTATTGGGAATATTTCCCAGATTCTCCAACCTTCCAAGTAGTTACTTGGAACAGTGACTCTATATGGGTCCATGCAAACCAGCCTCGTCTTTTGCGAGGATCATAGGCTTTCTATACAAAGGATCAATACCCTATTAATTTCAATTATAACTTTGGGGGATTAACAGAAGATCTTCCTATTTGCTTTAACTTCCCCTTTGTCCTTTCTCTGAAGGacatcaacttagagctctagttaataagtctcctgggcacaATAGGAAtgtttcaatccaaacccctcagatagcctTCTAACTTGTctgacaggtttatccagacTCTTACAGCTATGCATGTGATTTtttacagcctcccaaccacaagaggcatgggaagcttaagatattctaacaatatAGAGCTACTTGGGgagttaaaaattattagaatagaactGGTGgaggatttcattgttgagccagtGCTTGcttccaagtttccatatcccttacccatTGTGTCCTTgtgaatatattaattaatatagttgatatataGGAAAAATAAGTAGTAGCCTTGatgttaacaactttagacccttgaggtaataaattctttccttgcaACAGCCCACtccacctttgccctataggaatgcaactttatcttgTGCTTTCAGGGAGTGGCACCAAACTTTAGAAAGATCActtttggagaaaataagttttctggttaaCTAACCtttatcagaagaaaaatattaacaggcctcctggccagaagatgatgtaaatcacctaaagcttttTGCATATGAtaggtttgcagaaagaaagcctggtcttGATAAGGATCAAGggctgctgaccttgcatgactccgcacccccctattatcctctatgtacaaCTGAGGGTaaaaaagctctttttaaaaCTAGTTACGGTTTgtcaaaataaactcaaaatggatcaaaggtctcaatgtaagaccagaaactataaaactcctagaggagaacataggcaaaacactctctgacatacatcacagcaggatcctctatgatccacctcccagaatattggaaataaaagtaaaaataaacaaatgggacctaattaaacttaaaagcttctgcacatcaaaggaaactattagcaaggtgaaaagacagccttcagaatgggagaaaataatagcaaatgaagcaaccgacaaacaactaatctcaaaaatatacaagcaactcctacagctcaactccagaaaaataaatgacccaatcaaaaaatgggccaaagaactaaatagacatttctccaaagaagacatacagatggctaacaaacacatgaaaagatgctcaacatcactcattatcagagaaatgcaaatcaaaaccactatgaggtaccatttcacaccagtcagaatggctgcgatccaaaagtctacaaataataaatgctggagagggtgtggagaaaagggaaccctcttacactgttggtgggaatgcaaactagtacagccactatggagaacagtgtggaggttccttaaaaaactggaaatagaactgccttatgatccagcaatcccactgctgggcatacacactgaggaaaccagaagggaaagagacacgtgtaccccaatgttcattgcagcactgtttataatagccaggacatggaagcaacctagatgtccatcagcagatgaatggataagcaagctgtggtacatatacacaatggagtattactcagccattaaaaagaatacatttgaatcagttctaatgaggtggatgaaactggagcctattatacagagtgaagtaagccagaaggaaaaacaccaatacaatatactaacatatatatggaatttagaaagatggtaacgataaccctgtatacgagacagcaaaagaaacactgatgtatagaacagtcttatggactctgtgggagagggagagagtgggaagatttgggagaatggcattgaaacatgtgaaacgtcatgtatgaaacgagatgccagtccaggttcaatgcacgatgctggatgcttggggctggtgcactgggacgacccagagggatggtgtggagagggaggagggaggagggttcaggatggggaacacatgtatactaattaaataattttctattaaagaaaaaaataaaaataaaatctttattgattttaaaaaaaaagaaagaaagaaagtagaccTGAGATTTGGAACACCTGGATTCAAATGCTGTAGCTAAAACTCTTAGATATGTTTTCTTCATGTTGCTGACATGTGATTAAAGAATGTTTACTCTTCTTTATTCAAAAGACTCCTCAAGTCTtggtaagaagaaaagaaaacaattcctttatattcaataaaaactGTAAGTGATAGGATGTTTAAGAAAATAAGACCaaattaagaataatttttaaatttctggtttattttttatgctacaaaaagaattaaagataGGTTGAGAACTGTTCCTTCCTCCTTTAGTGagtgtttctctttttgcttttgatAAATTCATAGTGTGAAAAAATTCAGCAGTGATTCTTTCACTTGGTAAGTATCCCTTCCCTATATATCTAAGAATTTCTAGAATCTATTTGCTTTACCACaggttaagtaaaaataaaagaagatctGAAATCAAGGCAGGCCCTAGGGAAAAGCCAATTTCATCCAAGTAGCATTTGTATGAAGAATTTAGTACAGTAGAAATACACACTCTATAATCATCTCACTAGGGATTCATAGGTGTTTATTCTATTGCACATCCTAAATCTATGCACATGAATGTTAAAGCATTGGCAGAGTacattaaaagttataaaaagcaCCTAGCAAAGTACCTGTCCATTAAGCATTCAACACATTTTAATTTCTGggccttttttttaatgtcaatgatctgcaaaatttattatttttttcatattttacaatAGATATAATCCTTTCTACATAGATAAATCATCATACTACTGGCTTCATGAACAGTCTAAGTTATTCTCCTCTTCATCAAATTCATCATGGCATTTTTCACCTCTATGTTTCTCACTGTATAAATGATAGGATTTAACATAGGAGTGAGGATTACAAAGAATACAGCCAGCCACTTGTCCACAGGATAGGGGGCCCAGGACACATGTAGGTGAATATACAAGGGACAAAAAAGAGCACCACTACTGTAAAGTGGGAGCCACATGTGGAGAGGGCCTTGTGACGTCCTTCAAAGCTGTGGGATTTCAGGGAGCTCAGGATGACTGTGTTGGAGATGAGCAGCAGGAAAAAAAGGAGCAAGCACATGGACCCACTGGTGGCTGCCACCACCATACTGAGCTTATAGGTGTCACTGCAGGTAAGTTTTAACAGTGGAAAGAGGTCACATATGAAGTGATTGAAGATGTTGGGACCTCACAAGGTCAAGTTGACCATGAAAATAATCTGCACAGTGGCATGCATGATCCCCTTAGTCCAGGCCACCACAACCAGGAGCTGGCAGAGTCCCTGTCACATGGTGATCATGTAGTGCAGAGGCTTGCAGATGGCCTCCTAGCAGTCATATGCCATGATGCTGAAGAGTATGATATCTCTGATCCTCCCAGGAAGTGTTCCACAAAGCAGCCACCCAAAGAGATGGTTCTCCTCTGGTACAGCAGGTCAGTGATCAATTTAAGGGTGGTGACGGATGTGTAGAAGACATCTCTCAGGGCCaagtaagtgagaaagaagtacatgggaGCAGAAAGTGTGGGGCTGAGGGAGATGGTAATGACAATAAGCAAGTTGGCCAGAAcagtgaataggaaaaaaaaaaaaaaagacaatgaagagTATTTTCTGGAGGTATAAGAACATCCATTTAGGAAGTAATACCTTCTTGAGGCCTGAATTTCCTACAAAGGAATAAAAAGTGTCA comes from Bos mutus isolate GX-2022 unplaced genomic scaffold, NWIPB_WYAK_1.1 CTG206, whole genome shotgun sequence and encodes:
- the LOC106701445 gene encoding endogenous retrovirus group K member 6 Pro protein-like, with the protein product MQIHQGQRIAQLLLLPYHTAIGHTATQSERQEKGFGSSDMVFWVTEISQERPMKTILVSGKAIVGLLDTGADVSCIAGKDWSSSWPTHTTENELVGLEGAPAVVKSAKMLDWWFEDACGTFQPYVVPSLPFTIWGRNMLSQMGMLFFSPDDKVTSQRLHIGYDSLKGLGKQQTGIIEPICPTP